One genomic window of Sporocytophaga myxococcoides DSM 11118 includes the following:
- the ilvD gene encoding dihydroxy-acid dehydratase, with translation MEKINKTSSRLTQDVTQPASQAMMYGAGFTEEDMSKAQVGIASTGYEGNTCNMHLNTLAGWVKEGVTKAGLKPLQFNTIGVSDGMSMGTPGMRYSLISRDVIADSIEAIAGAHYYDSLVTIMGCDKNMPGALIAMARLNRPSLMVYGGTIKAGNWKGEKLNIVSAFEALGKKFAGTITEEDFKGVIQNACPGAGACGGMYTANTMASAIEALGMSLPYSSSAPALSDKKKQECFNVGEAIKNLLIKDIKPKDIITYESITNAVRVAMVLGGSTNLILHFLAIAKAADVKFKLKDFQDLSDKTPMLADFKPSGKYMMEDMDNIGGLPSVMKMMLKEGLLHGDCLTITGKTVKENLETFPDLPKDQTIIYPLSNPIKATGHLQVLYGNIAPDGSVAKITGKEGERFEGTAKVYDSEEEMNLGIEKGEVKAGNVVVIRYVGPKGAPGMPEMLKGTSLIIGQGLGNSVALITDGRFSGGTHGFVVGHITPEAQEGGPIGLVRDGDKIIIDSVNNTIDVLVSEEELQKRKGAWVKPAYKANKGLLYKYLKTVSSASEGCVTDEIK, from the coding sequence ATGGAAAAAATAAATAAAACTAGCTCCAGATTAACTCAGGATGTGACGCAGCCTGCTTCTCAGGCGATGATGTATGGTGCGGGATTTACAGAAGAAGATATGAGTAAAGCTCAGGTGGGCATTGCAAGCACAGGCTACGAAGGTAATACTTGCAATATGCACCTGAATACTCTAGCAGGATGGGTTAAAGAAGGTGTTACCAAAGCTGGTTTGAAGCCGCTTCAGTTTAATACAATCGGGGTGAGCGATGGTATGTCAATGGGTACTCCGGGAATGAGATATTCTCTTATTTCAAGAGATGTGATTGCAGATAGCATTGAAGCAATTGCAGGGGCTCATTACTATGACTCACTTGTTACTATCATGGGTTGTGATAAGAACATGCCAGGTGCCCTTATCGCAATGGCTCGTCTGAACAGACCTTCATTGATGGTTTACGGTGGTACAATCAAAGCCGGAAACTGGAAAGGTGAAAAATTAAATATCGTTTCTGCTTTTGAAGCATTAGGTAAAAAATTCGCTGGAACAATTACTGAAGAAGATTTCAAAGGAGTTATTCAGAACGCTTGTCCAGGAGCCGGTGCCTGTGGTGGTATGTACACTGCCAATACAATGGCATCTGCAATTGAAGCATTGGGTATGTCTTTACCATACAGTTCTTCTGCCCCTGCATTAAGTGATAAGAAAAAGCAAGAGTGTTTTAATGTGGGTGAGGCAATTAAAAACCTTCTTATCAAAGATATTAAGCCAAAAGATATCATTACATACGAATCAATTACCAATGCGGTAAGAGTAGCAATGGTACTTGGAGGTTCTACAAACCTTATCCTTCACTTCCTTGCTATCGCAAAGGCAGCAGATGTGAAGTTTAAGCTGAAAGACTTTCAGGATCTATCAGATAAAACGCCAATGCTTGCTGACTTTAAGCCAAGCGGTAAATATATGATGGAAGATATGGACAACATAGGTGGTCTTCCTTCTGTCATGAAAATGATGTTAAAAGAAGGTCTCCTTCATGGTGATTGTTTGACAATTACAGGAAAGACTGTAAAGGAAAATCTTGAAACATTCCCTGACCTTCCTAAAGATCAGACTATCATCTATCCATTGAGCAATCCGATTAAAGCAACAGGTCACCTTCAGGTTCTTTATGGAAACATTGCTCCGGACGGATCTGTGGCTAAAATCACAGGTAAAGAGGGAGAGCGTTTCGAAGGAACTGCTAAGGTTTATGATTCTGAAGAAGAGATGAACCTTGGAATTGAGAAAGGGGAAGTAAAAGCAGGTAATGTTGTTGTAATTCGTTACGTTGGTCCTAAGGGTGCTCCTGGAATGCCAGAAATGCTAAAGGGAACATCTCTTATCATCGGGCAGGGCCTTGGTAATTCAGTGGCATTGATTACTGATGGAAGATTCTCTGGGGGTACTCACGGTTTTGTGGTTGGTCACATCACTCCAGAAGCTCAAGAAGGTGGTCCGATTGGTCTTGTAAGAGATGGTGATAAAATTATTATTGATTCAGTCAACAATACAATAGATGTTTTAGTTTCCGAAGAGGAACTTCAAAAAAGAAAAGGTGCTTGGGTGAAACCAGCATATAAAGCAAATAAAGGTTTGTTATACAAATACCTTAAAACGGTTTCTTCCGCTTCAGAGGGTTGCGTAACAGATGAAATTAAATAG
- the ilvB gene encoding biosynthetic-type acetolactate synthase large subunit, whose protein sequence is MKTRIKLRGAEYIVKLIELLGAEDLFAYPGGAILPIYDALAFSKLNSVLVRHEQGASFAANGYARVAGKPGFCLATSGPGATNLVTGIADAYADSVPMIAITGQVALHLVGTDAFQETDITGICIPITKKTYLITKLEDAASIFQEAYRICIEGRPGPVLIDIPRSVQGNYIDLDEDWEQHFQKPQPPRKCLVVNEDIHKAATLIKNAKKPLVIAGHGVLLAKAWDELREFVHRENIPVISTILGTGAMEYNDPLFFQWLGMHGMKYANLAVQESDLIIALGIRFDDRITGTLATFAPKAKIIHCDIDKSEHGKNVKTDVFLHGDLKLVLPQLPDTRDSGNSKARAEWLMNLNESREEFPILVPDYTEFNEVTAIKVLEEMMASDAIVTTDVGQHQMWAAQYIVRMQPNHFLTSGGLGSMGFGLPAAMGAQAAAPDKDVWCITGDGSFQMNIQELMTCVQEKWPIKILLLDNSYLGMVRQWQEQFYAKNYSGVELMNPDFVLLAKAFGLESVSVESVDQLKAAVNKAHNLDKPFLIHAKVKKEENVLPMVAPGTSLSDTIYYPVHPVKEKVTK, encoded by the coding sequence ATGAAGACCAGAATTAAATTAAGAGGTGCCGAATACATTGTAAAACTAATCGAGCTTTTAGGAGCAGAAGATTTGTTTGCATATCCAGGTGGAGCAATTCTTCCGATATATGATGCATTAGCATTCAGCAAGCTAAACAGTGTTCTTGTTCGTCACGAGCAGGGAGCTTCTTTCGCAGCGAATGGCTATGCAAGGGTAGCAGGCAAGCCGGGATTTTGCCTGGCGACTTCAGGCCCGGGAGCAACAAATCTTGTAACTGGAATTGCTGATGCCTATGCTGATTCAGTTCCGATGATTGCGATTACCGGACAGGTAGCACTTCATCTTGTAGGGACAGATGCATTCCAGGAAACTGATATCACAGGTATTTGTATTCCAATTACCAAAAAGACTTACCTGATTACTAAGCTGGAAGATGCTGCCTCTATTTTTCAGGAAGCTTACAGAATATGTATTGAAGGCCGTCCGGGCCCTGTACTTATTGATATTCCAAGAAGTGTTCAAGGTAACTATATTGATCTTGATGAAGACTGGGAACAGCATTTTCAAAAACCACAGCCTCCGAGAAAGTGTTTAGTTGTAAATGAAGACATTCATAAGGCTGCTACATTAATCAAAAATGCAAAAAAACCTCTTGTAATTGCTGGACACGGTGTATTGTTGGCAAAAGCATGGGATGAGCTAAGAGAGTTCGTTCATAGAGAAAATATTCCTGTAATTTCTACAATCCTTGGCACTGGCGCAATGGAATACAATGATCCATTGTTTTTTCAATGGTTGGGAATGCATGGAATGAAGTATGCTAACCTGGCTGTTCAGGAATCAGATTTGATCATTGCATTGGGGATTCGTTTTGATGACAGGATTACAGGTACGCTTGCAACATTTGCTCCTAAAGCAAAAATTATTCACTGCGATATTGATAAAAGCGAGCACGGCAAAAATGTTAAAACCGATGTTTTCCTTCATGGAGATTTGAAATTGGTTTTACCACAATTGCCTGATACAAGAGATTCAGGAAACAGCAAAGCGCGTGCAGAATGGTTGATGAACCTTAATGAGTCGCGTGAAGAATTCCCGATTCTCGTACCTGATTATACTGAATTTAATGAAGTAACTGCAATAAAGGTGCTTGAAGAGATGATGGCTTCTGATGCAATTGTAACAACTGATGTTGGTCAGCACCAGATGTGGGCTGCTCAATATATTGTGAGAATGCAGCCAAATCACTTCCTTACTTCAGGTGGCTTAGGCTCTATGGGCTTTGGTTTACCAGCTGCAATGGGAGCTCAGGCTGCTGCGCCAGATAAAGATGTTTGGTGTATCACTGGCGATGGTTCTTTCCAGATGAATATACAGGAATTAATGACTTGTGTACAGGAGAAATGGCCTATAAAAATATTGTTGCTTGATAATTCATATCTGGGAATGGTGCGTCAGTGGCAGGAGCAGTTCTATGCAAAGAACTATTCAGGTGTTGAGCTCATGAATCCGGACTTCGTATTATTGGCAAAAGCTTTTGGACTGGAATCAGTAAGTGTTGAATCTGTTGATCAGCTTAAAGCTGCAGTTAATAAAGCACACAATCTGGATAAGCCATTCTTAATACATGCTAAGGTTAAGAAAGAAGAGAATGTGCTTCCAATGGTTGCTCCGGGTACAAGTTTATCGGATACGATTTATTATCCGGTTCACCCAGTGAAAGAAAAAGTAACTAAATAA
- the leuC gene encoding 3-isopropylmalate dehydratase large subunit encodes MAAKTLFDKVWDAHVVTEIKGGPSVLYIDKHLVHEVTSPQAFAGLEKRGISLFRLQNTLATADHNVPTKDQHLPIKEALSRQQVEKLSENCDKFGVTLYGLGHPYQGIVHVIGPELGVTLPGMTMVCGDSHTSTHGAFGSIAFGIGTSEVEQVMATQCLMQSKPKTMKIEINGKLGKGVVSKDIILYIISKISAAGGTGYFVEFAGSAIRSLSMEARMTICNMSIEMGARGGMIAPDETTFEYIKGREFAPKGAKFDEAVAYWKTLFSDEDAKFDQVLTYKAEDIEPMITYGTNPGMGIKVSGHIPAETEIDAASRLSFKKSLEYMDFQPGASLIGKQVNYVFIGSCTNSRIEDLRMVAEFVKGKKKAANINAYVIPGSKQVEKQAIAEGIDKVLAEAGFELREPGCSACLGMNEDKVPKGEYCVSTSNRNFEGRQGPGARTLLASPLTAAAVAVSGKIVDVRDFNLN; translated from the coding sequence TTGGCTGCTAAAACTTTATTTGACAAAGTCTGGGATGCACACGTGGTAACCGAAATAAAAGGTGGCCCTAGTGTATTGTACATTGATAAACATCTTGTTCACGAAGTGACAAGTCCTCAGGCTTTTGCAGGTCTTGAGAAAAGAGGTATCTCTCTTTTCAGATTACAAAATACACTTGCTACTGCTGACCACAATGTTCCTACAAAAGATCAGCACTTACCTATAAAAGAAGCTTTATCAAGACAGCAAGTAGAAAAGCTGTCTGAAAATTGTGATAAATTCGGAGTTACACTTTATGGTTTAGGGCATCCTTACCAAGGTATCGTTCACGTAATTGGTCCTGAATTGGGAGTAACTCTTCCTGGAATGACTATGGTATGCGGAGATAGCCATACTTCTACACATGGTGCTTTTGGTTCAATTGCTTTCGGTATCGGAACCAGCGAAGTAGAGCAGGTAATGGCAACACAATGCCTGATGCAAAGCAAGCCTAAAACCATGAAAATTGAAATCAATGGTAAATTAGGGAAAGGTGTTGTTTCTAAAGACATCATTCTTTATATCATCTCTAAAATCAGTGCGGCTGGTGGTACCGGTTACTTTGTGGAATTTGCAGGATCTGCAATCAGATCTCTTTCTATGGAGGCAAGAATGACCATCTGCAACATGAGCATTGAAATGGGTGCAAGAGGTGGAATGATTGCTCCTGATGAGACTACTTTCGAATATATCAAAGGCCGTGAGTTTGCTCCTAAAGGTGCGAAGTTTGATGAAGCAGTTGCTTATTGGAAGACTTTGTTCTCTGATGAAGATGCAAAATTCGATCAGGTTCTAACATACAAGGCTGAAGATATTGAGCCAATGATTACATATGGAACAAATCCGGGGATGGGAATCAAAGTAAGTGGGCATATTCCTGCTGAAACAGAAATCGATGCAGCAAGCAGACTCTCATTTAAGAAATCTCTTGAATACATGGATTTCCAACCAGGTGCAAGTCTTATCGGAAAACAGGTTAATTATGTTTTCATAGGAAGCTGTACTAATTCAAGAATCGAAGATTTGAGAATGGTAGCGGAGTTTGTGAAAGGAAAGAAAAAAGCTGCAAATATTAATGCATACGTGATACCAGGCTCTAAGCAGGTTGAGAAACAAGCTATAGCAGAAGGTATAGATAAAGTATTGGCAGAAGCAGGTTTTGAGTTAAGAGAACCAGGATGTTCTGCATGTCTTGGAATGAATGAAGATAAAGTACCGAAAGGAGAATACTGTGTGTCTACTTCAAACAGAAACTTTGAAGGTCGTCAGGGGCCGGGGGCACGTACATTGCTGGCTAGCCCATTAACTGCAGCAGCAGTAGCGGTAAGCGGTAAAATTGTTGATGTTCGTGACTTTAATCTGAATTAA
- a CDS encoding DUF2267 domain-containing protein, whose translation MSIHFDKFASDGNAFIKELCMRFNYPDRRTQASIIIRAVLHTLRDSIAIPESLNVLSQLPMFLKAVYVENWKYREKPRRHKSIEDFTRAVEEEQRAYGESRFDWDISTEEIVRTVLDCLGKYVSEGEYEDIAAELPEPLKDLVQVKIRT comes from the coding sequence ATGTCTATTCATTTTGATAAATTTGCTTCTGATGGGAACGCTTTTATAAAGGAACTGTGTATGCGGTTCAACTACCCCGACAGAAGAACGCAGGCAAGTATAATAATTAGAGCTGTTTTACATACATTGAGAGACAGCATTGCAATTCCAGAATCACTTAATGTACTTTCACAATTGCCAATGTTTTTAAAAGCTGTTTATGTAGAAAACTGGAAATACAGGGAAAAACCAAGAAGACATAAAAGCATTGAAGATTTTACCAGGGCAGTTGAGGAAGAACAAAGAGCTTATGGAGAAAGCAGGTTCGATTGGGATATTTCAACTGAAGAAATAGTTAGAACAGTACTAGATTGCCTTGGCAAATATGTTTCTGAAGGAGAATACGAAGATATAGCAGCTGAGCTACCAGAGCCGCTTAAGGATCTGGTGCAGGTTAAAATAAGAACATAA
- a CDS encoding 2-isopropylmalate synthase, with protein MAKRVYIFDTTLRDGEQVPGCQLNTEEKIRVAKALEELGVDVIEAGFPISSPGDFNSVVEISKAVKEPIICALTRAKEMDIDSAAEALRFAKRKRIHTGIGSSDMHIQYKLRTTREKVIEQGVAAVKYARKFVDDVEFFCEDAGRADVVFLAQMVEAVIAAGATVVNIPDTTGYTLPWQFGERIKYLMDNVKNVDKAIISAHCHNDLGLATANAIAAIANGARQVECTINGIGERAGNTSLEEVAMIIKSHPSLGIETGINTKKLVPTSDLVSSLMRMPVQANKAIVGKNAFAHSSGIHQDGFLKHRENYEIIDPSDVGADASSIVLTARSGRAALSHRLTTIGYQLSKEQLDQVYKKFLDMADQRKQIEDADLNELMAPYC; from the coding sequence ATGGCTAAAAGAGTTTATATTTTTGACACAACACTTCGTGATGGAGAGCAGGTGCCAGGCTGCCAGTTGAATACTGAAGAGAAAATCAGGGTTGCCAAAGCATTGGAAGAACTTGGTGTTGATGTTATCGAGGCAGGGTTTCCGATTTCAAGCCCTGGAGATTTTAACTCCGTTGTTGAAATCAGTAAGGCAGTAAAAGAACCGATTATCTGTGCGCTCACCAGAGCAAAAGAAATGGATATCGATAGTGCAGCTGAAGCCCTTAGATTTGCCAAAAGAAAACGTATCCATACAGGTATCGGAAGCTCAGATATGCACATTCAGTATAAACTGAGAACAACAAGAGAAAAAGTTATCGAGCAGGGTGTCGCTGCTGTTAAATATGCTCGCAAGTTCGTTGACGATGTTGAGTTTTTCTGCGAAGATGCCGGACGTGCTGATGTCGTTTTCCTTGCCCAGATGGTTGAAGCAGTTATCGCTGCTGGTGCTACAGTCGTTAATATTCCTGATACCACCGGATATACTTTACCGTGGCAATTCGGTGAGCGTATCAAGTATCTTATGGACAATGTTAAAAATGTAGATAAAGCTATCATATCTGCCCATTGCCATAATGATCTTGGTCTGGCCACAGCAAATGCTATCGCAGCTATTGCAAATGGTGCCAGACAGGTAGAATGTACCATCAATGGTATCGGAGAAAGAGCAGGAAATACTTCTCTTGAAGAAGTGGCGATGATTATCAAAAGCCATCCTTCTCTTGGAATTGAGACGGGTATCAATACTAAAAAATTAGTGCCAACCAGTGACCTTGTTTCTTCTTTAATGAGAATGCCGGTTCAGGCAAACAAAGCTATCGTTGGTAAAAACGCTTTTGCTCACTCATCAGGTATTCACCAGGATGGTTTCCTTAAGCATAGAGAAAACTACGAAATCATCGACCCTTCTGATGTTGGAGCCGATGCATCCTCCATCGTTCTTACTGCAAGAAGCGGAAGAGCAGCATTGAGTCACCGTCTTACAACTATTGGCTATCAGCTTTCAAAAGAACAACTGGATCAGGTTTACAAAAAATTCCTTGATATGGCTGATCAGAGAAAGCAGATTGAGGATGCTGATTTAAATGAATTAATGGCACCTTACTGCTAA
- a CDS encoding T9SS type A sorting domain-containing protein — MKKYLLFALIVCAAIKSGATDIGGILGNMTLTKENSPYHITKNVLIPSGVRVAIDPGVEVVVESGLFIQVNGTLRAIGTIGDSIYFKLAQNGSNWNGIKFSGTSESYDPKSGEGSIISFASFKLGELLLFTDLAAIDIVDCSPKISNNTIAGGGNGIKIKALSINSTISDNRIYGGFTGLAVEGNVTIVENEIFAIWDAGINISVGDVYVVNNEIHHSGLGILQYDEYLPSSYNFIGNFFHDNYNASIKGDSRNIAINCNTFKDNKGPNISLGCTFIPKSIKGNNFLNYTKANLAIGDGFNCWITLPEGTFFLPLEIENNYWNGLSENEIENSILDFDDDFSKKIKVVVVSTSSDSLVYDSAYCFAGTVTSVMQPNDKITNSINVFPNPSVGGELTFNSDDSTIEEITLVNALNQKEVIRGNKVETTFKGLVTAIVKTNKGIFNKKIIIY, encoded by the coding sequence ATGAAGAAGTATTTACTTTTTGCGCTGATTGTTTGTGCGGCTATTAAGTCTGGCGCTACTGATATTGGGGGAATATTGGGAAATATGACCCTTACAAAAGAGAATAGCCCATACCATATCACAAAAAATGTTCTTATTCCTTCAGGTGTAAGGGTTGCTATTGATCCTGGAGTTGAAGTAGTGGTTGAGTCAGGTCTTTTTATTCAGGTAAACGGTACATTAAGAGCCATTGGTACTATTGGGGATTCAATTTATTTTAAATTGGCACAAAATGGCTCCAATTGGAATGGTATAAAATTTTCTGGAACTTCGGAAAGTTATGACCCCAAAAGTGGAGAAGGCTCAATTATTTCATTTGCTTCATTTAAGCTTGGAGAGTTGTTGCTTTTTACTGATTTAGCTGCTATTGACATAGTAGATTGTAGTCCTAAAATTTCAAATAATACTATAGCAGGTGGTGGTAATGGGATAAAAATTAAAGCTTTATCCATAAATTCAACTATTTCTGATAACCGTATTTATGGGGGATTTACAGGCCTTGCAGTTGAAGGAAACGTTACTATAGTTGAAAATGAAATATTTGCAATTTGGGATGCTGGTATTAATATTTCAGTCGGAGATGTTTATGTTGTAAATAACGAAATTCACCATAGTGGATTAGGGATTTTACAGTATGATGAGTACTTACCTTCTTCATATAATTTTATTGGTAATTTCTTTCATGACAATTATAATGCATCGATAAAGGGTGACAGCAGAAACATTGCAATAAATTGTAATACATTTAAAGACAATAAAGGTCCTAATATCAGTTTAGGGTGTACATTTATCCCTAAAAGCATAAAAGGAAATAATTTTCTTAATTATACAAAAGCTAATTTAGCAATTGGAGATGGTTTTAATTGTTGGATTACCCTCCCTGAGGGAACGTTCTTCCTTCCTTTAGAAATTGAAAATAATTATTGGAATGGTCTTTCAGAAAATGAAATTGAAAATTCAATTTTGGATTTTGATGATGATTTCAGTAAAAAAATTAAAGTAGTAGTTGTTTCAACCAGCAGTGATTCTTTAGTATATGATTCGGCTTATTGTTTCGCTGGGACTGTAACTTCTGTGATGCAGCCAAATGATAAAATTACAAATTCAATAAACGTTTTCCCGAATCCAAGTGTCGGAGGAGAACTAACTTTTAATTCAGATGATTCCACAATCGAAGAGATTACCCTGGTAAATGCATTGAATCAAAAGGAAGTAATCAGAGGCAACAAAGTAGAAACCACTTTTAAAGGTCTAGTGACGGCTATTGTAAAAACGAATAAAGGTATTTTTAATAAGAAAATAATTATTTATTAA
- a CDS encoding YiiX family permuted papain-like enzyme, which yields MRNKALLFLAALIALTIFSYVSHARVELYSRINKKIQKGQFLEGDIIFQSMDSDQCKAVKLATHSKFSHVGIITLDKGKAYVLEAVEPVCITQLEEWIERGNNGFYTVMRLKERDKYFVTDKVSIAKKLGKDMVGKHYDIYFGWSDDQLYCSELVWKIYQRAFDLELCPLKKMKDFDLSSPEVRAIMEQRYGKNPPLEEQVVAPSDLAESKLLYVVEKNNLK from the coding sequence ATGAGAAATAAAGCATTATTGTTTTTGGCGGCCCTTATAGCTCTTACCATTTTTAGTTATGTTTCACATGCAAGAGTGGAGCTTTACAGCCGAATAAATAAGAAGATACAAAAAGGACAATTTTTAGAGGGAGACATTATTTTTCAAAGTATGGATTCTGATCAATGCAAGGCAGTTAAACTTGCAACACATTCTAAATTCAGTCATGTCGGGATCATTACTTTGGACAAAGGAAAAGCCTATGTTTTGGAAGCTGTTGAACCTGTATGTATTACTCAGTTAGAGGAATGGATAGAAAGAGGTAATAACGGCTTTTATACTGTTATGAGGTTAAAAGAACGTGATAAATACTTTGTTACGGACAAAGTTTCTATAGCAAAGAAACTTGGTAAGGATATGGTGGGAAAACATTATGATATCTATTTTGGCTGGTCGGATGATCAGCTATATTGTTCGGAACTGGTATGGAAAATATATCAAAGGGCATTTGATTTGGAGCTTTGTCCGCTGAAGAAGATGAAGGATTTTGATTTAAGTTCACCTGAAGTAAGGGCAATAATGGAACAGAGATATGGTAAAAATCCACCATTGGAAGAGCAGGTCGTCGCACCGTCTGATCTGGCAGAATCTAAATTACTCTATGTTGTAGAGAAAAATAATCTGAAATAA
- the leuD gene encoding 3-isopropylmalate dehydratase small subunit produces the protein MEKFVTITSNITPLAIEDIDTDQIIPARFLKATTREGFGDNLFRDWRYDEQNNPKKDFVLNNSDYAGSRILVAGKNFGCGSSREHAAWAITDAGFKVVVSSFFADIFKNNALNNGLLPVQVSQQFLNTVFEKVQADKNIKLNVDLEKQKIEIVGHNVSESFEINDYKKTCLINGYDDIDYLLSIKDKIEAYEKGSKYLSLVK, from the coding sequence ATGGAAAAATTTGTAACTATTACTTCAAATATAACTCCTCTAGCTATTGAGGATATCGATACAGATCAGATCATTCCGGCCAGATTTCTTAAGGCTACTACAAGAGAAGGATTTGGAGACAACCTTTTCAGAGACTGGAGATATGATGAGCAGAATAATCCTAAGAAGGATTTTGTTCTGAATAATTCTGATTATGCAGGATCAAGAATTCTGGTAGCTGGCAAAAACTTTGGTTGCGGATCAAGTCGTGAGCACGCTGCCTGGGCAATTACAGATGCCGGGTTCAAAGTTGTGGTATCAAGCTTTTTTGCAGATATCTTTAAAAACAATGCTTTGAATAATGGTCTTTTGCCAGTTCAGGTTTCTCAGCAGTTTTTAAATACAGTTTTTGAAAAAGTACAAGCTGATAAAAACATAAAGCTTAATGTAGATCTTGAGAAGCAAAAGATTGAAATCGTTGGACACAATGTTTCTGAGTCTTTTGAGATCAACGACTACAAAAAGACTTGTCTGATCAACGGCTATGATGATATAGATTATCTTCTAAGCATTAAAGACAAAATCGAGGCTTACGAAAAGGGAAGTAAATACCTGAGTTTAGTAAAATAA
- the leuB gene encoding 3-isopropylmalate dehydrogenase, translating into MKKNIAVLKGDGIGPEVTDQALKALKAIEEVYGHEFTYTEALIGAIAIDVTGNPFPEETFKTCQASDAILFGAIGHPKYDNDPNAPVRPEQGLLAMRKSLGLFANIRPINTYKILANSSPLRADLVDGVDFVVFRELTGGIYFGQKGRSEDRNIAFDNCSYSKEEITRISKLAFEAAQKRNKRVTLVDKANVLATSRLWREVVKEFAKNYPDVTLDFMFVDNAAMKIIQNPKFFDVVLTENMFGDILTDEASVITGSLGMLPSASVGSKTALYEPIHGSYPEAAGKNIANPNGAILSAAMLLETSFGLSEEASLIRKAVEECLNQGIVTSDIQKDSKYTTTQIGDKVAELIKTKKKELLAV; encoded by the coding sequence ATGAAAAAGAACATTGCAGTCCTTAAAGGAGATGGTATCGGTCCGGAAGTAACGGATCAGGCTCTTAAAGCTCTTAAAGCCATTGAAGAAGTGTATGGCCACGAATTTACTTATACTGAAGCTTTAATTGGTGCTATTGCAATTGATGTTACAGGAAATCCATTTCCTGAAGAAACATTCAAAACTTGCCAGGCTTCTGATGCAATTCTTTTTGGTGCAATCGGTCATCCTAAGTATGACAATGATCCGAACGCTCCTGTAAGGCCAGAGCAAGGCCTTCTTGCTATGAGAAAAAGCCTTGGTTTGTTCGCTAACATAAGACCAATTAACACTTATAAAATTCTTGCAAACTCTTCTCCTTTGAGAGCTGATCTGGTTGATGGAGTTGATTTTGTTGTTTTCAGAGAGCTTACAGGTGGTATCTATTTCGGACAGAAAGGAAGAAGCGAAGACAGAAACATAGCATTTGATAATTGCTCTTATTCAAAAGAAGAAATTACAAGAATAAGCAAACTGGCTTTTGAAGCTGCTCAGAAGAGAAACAAAAGAGTAACGCTTGTTGACAAAGCTAACGTGCTTGCAACTTCAAGACTTTGGAGAGAAGTTGTGAAAGAGTTTGCAAAAAACTATCCTGATGTAACGCTTGATTTCATGTTCGTTGACAACGCAGCAATGAAGATCATTCAAAATCCTAAATTCTTTGACGTAGTGTTAACTGAGAACATGTTCGGTGATATCCTTACAGATGAGGCTTCAGTTATCACAGGGTCTCTTGGTATGTTGCCATCTGCTTCTGTAGGGAGCAAAACTGCCCTTTATGAGCCGATTCACGGTTCTTACCCAGAAGCTGCTGGTAAAAATATTGCTAATCCTAACGGTGCAATTCTTTCAGCTGCAATGCTATTGGAAACATCTTTCGGCTTAAGCGAAGAAGCTTCTCTGATCAGAAAGGCAGTTGAAGAGTGTTTAAATCAGGGTATTGTTACTTCTGATATCCAGAAAGACTCTAAGTATACAACTACTCAGATCGGTGACAAAGTTGCTGAGCTAATCAAAACAAAGAAGAAAGAATTGCTTGCAGTTTAA